The Kiritimatiellia bacterium genome segment AACAAAATACTGGTGGCTTATTTTTCACATACCGGCAACACTCGTGAAATTGCCAATCAAATTCATAAACTCGTGGGCGGTGATATTGTTGAAATCCAGACCGTAACGCCGTATCCTGATGATTACAATGCGGTGGTAAAACAGGCCAGGGAAGAGCTTGCTCCCGGCTACAAACCAGCATTGAAAACAAAAGTTGAGAATATCAAGTCGTATGATCTGGTTTTCGTTGGCTATCCTAATTGGTGCAGTACGATTCCAGCCCCGGTCAGAACATTTTTGTCGGAATACGATTTTTCGGGGAAAGTTATTGTGCCGTTTTGTACCCATGGCAGCGGTGGTTTAGCCCGAAGCGTTACGGACATCTCAGAACTTTGCCCCAAATCGAGCTTTTTAGACGCTTTTGCGATTCCGGGCAAGGAGGTTAAAACCGCTCAAAACAAGGTATCTGAATGGTTGCGGAAAATAAAAATCATAAAATAAAAGAAACAAAACTCTCAAAGGCAGGCAGGAAATAATTGTTCCCGTAAGGCTGAAAATCAAGTGGCTGAAGAATTAACGGGG includes the following:
- a CDS encoding flavodoxin, which produces MNNIIKNALPITAALLLGLPVQINFAAEEINASNTVDKNKEKDMALSGTNKILVAYFSHTGNTREIANQIHKLVGGDIVEIQTVTPYPDDYNAVVKQAREELAPGYKPALKTKVENIKSYDLVFVGYPNWCSTIPAPVRTFLSEYDFSGKVIVPFCTHGSGGLARSVTDISELCPKSSFLDAFAIPGKEVKTAQNKVSEWLRKIKIIK